One genomic region from Saprospiraceae bacterium encodes:
- a CDS encoding DUF4962 domain-containing protein codes for MKHLLYFFFFILMCNGSAISQNEQAMFKVDAPVIYPKIRIWTSPALDEEPAFNSPSFQWPSTKKGSYGIRMSTLKDFSDHRIEKHGIPFAIFNPHTKLSVGKWYWQFKTEKGNWGKIDSFEITRSTPNFLVPEFSKLVDKISVSHPRVLASKELLPDLRYRTLNYKEYIFVINEANKYLNESLPDESSGKPKIQGKNDYENEKLALHASKELGGRISEPLAFMSKAFILTGDQKYFVAAKKWMLDASALDPDGITVLGNFGDGSIMSSLAIGVDTFWELLTTAERETIVKQVSARANRFYDQWRNQVEVRSSSMHVWQGLLLDLYRTSMALMHETGDAPKWMEYVYELWIAQAPKMAETDGSWFNGIGYFKLNTLAMLEIAFSLKDLTGVDFLSNPWYKNNPRWMMYAFPPGSVTDGFCNGSDGNAQTVIRNAAYVHLSSAIFNDPYSAWYAAESLKTLNYSVHDDPEFYWFRIVRGNTWNMPKPIDHFDLPQAAVFLEGGVAYMHTALQDSKNDLMLSLRSSPFGPLAHAHAEQNTFNLAYGGKKLFTTPGTASIWAIHTSWVGIKIPVGTMVF; via the coding sequence ATGAAACATCTGTTATACTTTTTCTTTTTTATTTTGATGTGTAATGGATCTGCTATTTCGCAGAATGAACAGGCGATGTTCAAAGTTGATGCTCCTGTGATCTACCCCAAAATTCGTATTTGGACCAGTCCGGCATTAGATGAAGAACCTGCATTCAACTCTCCCAGTTTTCAATGGCCGTCAACAAAGAAAGGATCTTATGGGATCAGAATGTCGACTTTAAAAGATTTTTCTGATCACCGGATCGAAAAACACGGAATCCCTTTTGCTATTTTTAATCCACATACTAAACTTTCAGTCGGTAAGTGGTACTGGCAATTCAAAACCGAAAAAGGCAATTGGGGAAAAATAGATTCCTTTGAAATCACCCGGTCAACACCGAATTTTTTGGTACCTGAATTTAGTAAGTTGGTCGATAAAATAAGTGTCTCACACCCGAGAGTTCTTGCTTCAAAAGAATTATTACCTGATTTAAGATATAGAACGCTGAATTACAAGGAATACATTTTTGTCATTAACGAAGCTAATAAGTATCTTAACGAATCTCTCCCTGATGAAAGCTCAGGCAAGCCTAAAATTCAAGGCAAAAATGATTATGAAAACGAAAAGCTAGCCCTTCATGCCAGCAAAGAATTAGGAGGTAGAATTAGTGAGCCTTTGGCTTTCATGTCCAAAGCATTCATCCTGACCGGAGATCAAAAATATTTTGTCGCTGCAAAAAAATGGATGCTGGATGCTTCGGCGCTTGATCCCGATGGCATAACAGTGTTGGGCAACTTTGGTGATGGCAGCATCATGTCAAGTCTGGCCATTGGTGTAGATACCTTTTGGGAATTGCTCACTACTGCAGAACGTGAAACCATAGTTAAACAGGTCTCTGCCCGTGCCAATCGATTCTATGATCAATGGCGCAATCAGGTTGAGGTAAGATCGTCTTCTATGCATGTATGGCAAGGTCTTCTTTTGGATCTTTACAGGACCTCTATGGCTTTGATGCATGAGACAGGAGACGCACCTAAATGGATGGAATACGTATATGAATTGTGGATAGCCCAGGCTCCTAAAATGGCGGAGACGGATGGTAGTTGGTTTAATGGAATTGGTTATTTCAAGTTGAATACCTTGGCTATGCTTGAAATTGCTTTTTCACTAAAAGACCTCACTGGAGTAGATTTTTTAAGCAATCCGTGGTACAAGAACAATCCTAGGTGGATGATGTACGCATTTCCTCCGGGTTCAGTCACGGATGGTTTTTGCAATGGTAGTGATGGCAATGCTCAAACTGTCATTCGAAATGCAGCGTATGTGCACTTATCTTCTGCTATATTCAATGATCCATATTCAGCTTGGTATGCTGCTGAATCTTTGAAGACACTTAATTATTCTGTTCACGATGATCCGGAGTTCTATTGGTTTCGGATTGTGCGAGGAAATACATGGAACATGCCGAAGCCCATCGATCACTTTGATCTTCCACAAGCGGCTGTCTTTCTAGAGGGAGGTGTTGCTTATATGCATACTGCCTTGCAGGACTCCAAAAATGATTTAATGCTGTCCCTGCGCAGCAGTCCATTTGGGCCTTTGGCTCACGCACATGCGGAGCAGAACACCTTCAACTTAGCGTACGGTGGCAAAAAGCTTTTTACAACACCGGGTACCGCATCAATATGGGCGATCCACACTTCATGGGTTGGTATAAAGATACCCGTGGGCACAATGGTGTTTTGA
- a CDS encoding sulfatase yields MSNPAKKVFSLLPFAFIGIGVLSVLLFSSHKSVPANKPNFIFILTDDQGWTSTSQLMDDKLPNSKSDYFETLQFERFAAKGMRFTNGYAPCALCCPTRRSIQFGQTPARQGDADFKQNYHPDFKKVTAIPQMLKSISPEYRAAHFGKWDLRADIFPEDLGYDESDGDTGNNNGDMNSTKKTKWSDLFLNNDPKRIESITKRALNFMNRQAKSGHPFYLQVSHYATHVDFQTREKTYEKYSNKTKGAIHNNPGYAGMLEDMDTGIGKILNMVDKLGIGDNTYIILMTDNGGVEFIPPVKNKFDHPSTFARKTRNYPLRGGKWTLYEGGIRVPFMVIGPGIKPGSQSDVPVTGWDILPTLSDLAENKHALPPNLDGKSFKPLFASSSTHPFKRENDQLVFHYFGNAHSSIRVGDYKLIKFWKSKKVELYDLKNDLGELNDISSSNKPKVKELETRLMTYLESVHAEVLYPSKNAGKKETDDDSED; encoded by the coding sequence ATGAGTAATCCAGCCAAGAAAGTCTTTAGTTTGTTACCTTTTGCGTTCATTGGAATTGGGGTTTTGTCTGTGCTGTTATTTTCTTCCCATAAATCAGTGCCAGCCAATAAACCAAATTTTATCTTCATTCTTACAGATGATCAAGGTTGGACAAGCACCTCTCAGTTGATGGACGATAAGCTGCCGAATTCAAAAAGTGATTACTTTGAAACGCTGCAGTTCGAACGATTCGCTGCAAAGGGAATGCGTTTTACCAATGGCTATGCTCCATGTGCTTTGTGCTGTCCCACCAGGAGAAGTATCCAATTTGGGCAGACACCTGCACGCCAGGGAGATGCAGATTTCAAACAGAACTATCATCCTGATTTCAAAAAAGTTACAGCTATTCCCCAAATGTTGAAATCCATTTCACCGGAGTACCGGGCTGCCCATTTTGGGAAGTGGGATTTACGTGCTGATATTTTTCCTGAAGACCTGGGCTATGACGAAAGCGATGGTGATACCGGAAACAATAATGGTGACATGAACTCCACCAAAAAGACTAAGTGGTCGGATCTTTTTTTGAACAATGATCCGAAACGCATTGAGAGCATTACCAAAAGAGCCTTAAACTTCATGAATCGCCAGGCAAAAAGTGGTCATCCCTTTTACCTTCAGGTTTCCCATTATGCTACGCATGTGGATTTCCAAACCAGAGAAAAAACCTACGAGAAATACAGCAATAAAACGAAAGGAGCGATTCATAACAATCCCGGTTATGCAGGAATGTTGGAAGACATGGATACGGGTATAGGTAAAATATTAAACATGGTGGATAAATTGGGCATTGGTGACAACACCTATATCATACTCATGACCGATAATGGTGGCGTCGAATTTATCCCTCCTGTAAAAAACAAGTTTGATCACCCCTCGACTTTTGCCAGGAAAACTAGGAATTATCCTTTGAGGGGCGGCAAGTGGACCCTGTACGAAGGTGGTATCAGAGTACCTTTCATGGTGATTGGACCTGGCATCAAGCCTGGCAGCCAATCGGATGTCCCTGTCACAGGTTGGGATATCTTGCCTACTTTGAGTGATTTGGCAGAAAACAAGCATGCGCTTCCGCCCAATTTGGATGGCAAGAGCTTCAAGCCTTTGTTTGCATCCTCATCCACTCATCCATTCAAAAGGGAAAATGATCAGCTGGTATTTCATTATTTTGGAAACGCCCATTCTTCCATTCGGGTTGGTGATTATAAACTCATCAAGTTTTGGAAATCAAAAAAGGTTGAACTGTATGATCTGAAAAATGATTTAGGTGAGTTAAATGATATATCCTCATCCAATAAGCCAAAAGTGAAAGAGCTGGAAACAAGATTGATGACCTATCTGGAAAGTGTGCATGCCGAAGTCTTGTACCCATCTAAAAATGCAGGCAAAAAAGAGACCGATGATGATTCTGAAGATTAA
- a CDS encoding glycine--tRNA ligase, whose product MAPEDVFKKLVSHCKEYGFVFPASEIYDGPGAIYDYGPYGAQLRNHIKEYWWKAMVQMHENIVGIDAAIFMHPTTWKASGHVDAFNDPLVDNKDSKKRYRADVLIEDFIAKLEDKVNKEAEKGRKRFGEAFDEAQFKATHPQASKWHSQSIEVNDRLQAAMRDKDMAALKQIIEDCEIADPDSGSRNWTEVRQFNLMFSTQLGNIAGEEGKLYLRPETAQGIFVNFLNVQKTTRQKLPFGIAQIGKAFRNEIVARQFIFRMREFEQMEMQFFVKPGEEMKWYNYWKKMRLAWHLAIGSPAEKLRYHDHENLAHYANAAVDIQYDFPFGFKEIEGIHSRTDFDLTQHQKYSGKKMQYFDPEANESYVPYVVETSIGLDRMFLAIMSQAFQEDIVPDADGKESTRLVLKLHPALAPVKCAILPLLKNDDRLTSKAQEVFNQLKYSFNCQYDEKDAIGRRYRRQDAIGTPYCVTIDHDTLENNTVTIRDRDTLIQDRVSIDKVSEIILGRIDINKVLRTIDVP is encoded by the coding sequence ATTGCTCCGGAAGATGTCTTTAAAAAATTAGTGTCCCATTGTAAAGAATATGGCTTTGTATTTCCCGCCTCCGAGATCTATGATGGACCAGGGGCCATATACGACTATGGACCATACGGTGCGCAGTTGCGCAACCATATCAAAGAATATTGGTGGAAAGCCATGGTCCAGATGCACGAGAATATCGTAGGTATTGACGCTGCCATCTTTATGCATCCGACTACCTGGAAGGCTTCAGGACATGTAGATGCCTTTAATGATCCTCTGGTGGACAATAAGGACTCCAAAAAAAGATATCGCGCAGATGTACTGATTGAGGACTTTATCGCCAAACTGGAAGACAAGGTCAATAAAGAAGCAGAAAAAGGACGAAAGCGATTCGGCGAGGCTTTCGATGAGGCTCAGTTTAAGGCAACGCATCCTCAAGCCTCAAAATGGCATAGCCAATCCATTGAAGTCAATGATCGGCTCCAGGCTGCGATGCGGGACAAAGATATGGCAGCCCTCAAGCAGATTATTGAAGATTGTGAAATAGCAGATCCAGACAGCGGCTCACGCAATTGGACCGAAGTGAGGCAGTTCAATCTCATGTTCAGCACCCAGCTCGGCAATATCGCCGGCGAAGAAGGCAAGCTTTATCTGAGACCGGAGACTGCACAGGGTATTTTTGTCAATTTTCTCAATGTGCAGAAAACTACCCGTCAAAAACTTCCATTCGGTATAGCCCAGATCGGCAAAGCATTTAGAAATGAAATCGTAGCCCGCCAGTTTATCTTTCGTATGCGCGAATTTGAACAAATGGAAATGCAATTTTTTGTCAAGCCCGGCGAAGAAATGAAATGGTATAATTATTGGAAGAAAATGCGCCTCGCCTGGCATCTGGCCATCGGGAGCCCGGCAGAAAAACTGCGCTACCATGACCATGAAAACCTGGCCCATTATGCCAATGCAGCAGTCGACATTCAATACGATTTTCCTTTCGGCTTTAAAGAAATAGAAGGCATCCATAGCAGGACTGATTTTGATCTCACCCAGCATCAAAAATACAGTGGCAAGAAAATGCAATACTTTGATCCCGAAGCCAACGAGTCTTATGTGCCTTATGTGGTAGAGACTTCGATAGGGTTGGATAGAATGTTCCTTGCGATCATGTCCCAGGCTTTTCAGGAAGATATCGTGCCAGACGCAGATGGCAAAGAAAGTACACGACTGGTACTCAAACTCCATCCTGCACTTGCGCCTGTGAAGTGTGCGATCTTACCCTTGCTAAAAAATGATGACCGCCTTACTTCCAAAGCCCAGGAGGTATTCAATCAACTCAAATATTCTTTTAATTGTCAATATGATGAAAAAGATGCGATCGGCCGGCGCTATCGTCGCCAGGATGCCATCGGTACTCCCTATTGCGTGACCATCGATCATGACACCTTAGAAAATAATACCGTAACCATTCGCGACAGAGATACTTTAATACAAGATCGGGTGTCGATAGATAAAGTGAGTGAGATCATCCTGGGCAGAATAGACATCAACAAGGTTTTAAGAACCATAGATGTACCATGA
- a CDS encoding family 20 glycosylhydrolase — MKRLFILLFSTISLLRAQSPIIPMPVDYQAGSGYFALKPGSAVGISSKSEDLKKLADHLISSPIVKSLRLQAKNRSTNVINLEILKSPSADLGDEGYSLTIKSKIIQIAANKPAGIFYGIQSLLQMVPLESDRGIYKIPSAMIKDHPRFGWRGLMLDVSRHFFTVDEVKQYIDAMALYKLNTLHLHLTDDNGWRIEIKSLPKLTSVGAWRVERAGTFGDRESPKEGEATPYGGFYTHEQVRELVRYAADHQITIVPEIDVPGHSMAMLAAYPELSCTHEKVYVNPGTNFAEWYGNGTFKMLIDNTLNPANELVYEYLDKVFTEVAMLFPNPYIHIGGDECYHGYWEENAAVKALMAKENFTDIHQVQSYFIKRLEKIVASKNKKLLGWDEILEGGLAPGASVMSWRGMKGGIEAAQQGHEVVMTPQAYTYIDYMQGDRALEFWIYASLTLQKVYSLEPVPDEVDPKYILGAQANLWSEKVPTIRHAFYMTYPRAFALAETAWSPKSLKNWDSFIQRTEHHFKLFDQLQWNVSRSLHDATATVKKQGDDIICTLSTEMPGTDIYYSMDNTFPDQYSTKYNSPFEIPMGDVTLRFVTVKDGKILGRMAAIPRADLVSRAK; from the coding sequence ATGAAACGACTATTTATACTTTTGTTTTCCACCATTTCCCTGCTCAGGGCTCAGTCACCGATCATACCGATGCCTGTAGATTACCAGGCCGGCTCGGGGTATTTTGCACTGAAGCCGGGTTCCGCAGTGGGTATATCCTCCAAAAGTGAAGATCTGAAAAAGCTGGCAGATCATCTTATCTCCAGCCCGATCGTCAAATCTCTCCGTCTGCAGGCCAAAAATCGATCGACCAATGTGATCAACTTAGAAATACTCAAATCTCCCTCCGCTGATCTGGGCGACGAAGGTTATTCTCTAACCATCAAGTCAAAGATCATCCAGATCGCTGCCAACAAACCAGCAGGCATTTTCTATGGTATCCAATCACTATTGCAAATGGTGCCACTGGAATCGGATCGGGGCATCTACAAAATACCATCCGCCATGATTAAGGATCACCCCAGGTTTGGGTGGCGTGGTTTGATGCTGGATGTCAGCAGGCATTTTTTTACCGTGGATGAGGTCAAGCAGTATATCGATGCCATGGCACTCTACAAATTAAATACACTTCATCTTCATCTCACGGACGACAATGGTTGGAGAATCGAAATAAAATCTCTGCCCAAACTGACTTCGGTAGGTGCCTGGAGAGTGGAGCGGGCAGGCACCTTTGGTGATCGGGAAAGTCCTAAAGAAGGGGAGGCAACTCCCTACGGTGGTTTTTATACCCATGAGCAGGTCAGGGAATTGGTTCGTTATGCCGCCGATCATCAGATAACCATTGTACCTGAAATAGATGTACCCGGTCATTCTATGGCGATGCTGGCTGCATACCCTGAGCTCTCCTGCACCCACGAAAAAGTATATGTCAATCCCGGGACTAATTTCGCTGAGTGGTATGGTAATGGCACTTTTAAGATGCTCATCGATAATACCCTCAATCCCGCCAATGAACTGGTATATGAATATCTCGACAAAGTATTTACAGAAGTAGCTATGTTATTTCCCAATCCTTATATCCACATCGGAGGGGATGAGTGTTACCATGGATATTGGGAGGAAAATGCCGCAGTCAAAGCATTGATGGCCAAAGAAAACTTTACAGATATCCACCAGGTGCAAAGCTATTTTATCAAACGCCTTGAAAAAATAGTAGCTTCAAAAAACAAAAAATTACTCGGCTGGGACGAGATTTTAGAAGGTGGACTGGCTCCTGGAGCTTCAGTGATGAGCTGGCGTGGTATGAAAGGCGGAATAGAAGCAGCACAGCAAGGACATGAAGTCGTTATGACTCCACAGGCTTACACCTATATAGACTATATGCAGGGAGATCGTGCACTTGAATTTTGGATCTATGCTTCGCTCACCCTGCAAAAGGTATATTCCCTCGAACCAGTACCAGATGAGGTAGACCCTAAATATATCCTTGGAGCTCAAGCCAATCTTTGGTCAGAAAAAGTGCCAACCATCAGACACGCATTTTATATGACTTATCCGCGAGCATTTGCCCTGGCGGAAACGGCCTGGAGTCCTAAGTCCCTTAAAAATTGGGATTCATTTATCCAACGTACTGAACACCATTTTAAATTATTTGATCAATTGCAATGGAATGTATCCCGATCACTTCACGATGCTACAGCGACCGTCAAAAAACAAGGGGATGATATCATCTGTACCTTATCCACAGAAATGCCGGGGACTGACATTTATTACTCGATGGACAATACCTTTCCTGACCAATATTCTACAAAATATAACAGTCCTTTCGAGATACCTATGGGGGATGTGACTTTGAGATTCGTCACTGTAAAGGATGGAAAAATTTTAGGTCGTATGGCCGCCATCCCTCGCGCTGATCTGGTATCAAGAGCTAAATAG
- a CDS encoding M23 family metallopeptidase, whose product MLRLLFWWFILLIGIGEKVETPAYRLPIEHVGDPSNEVAALFSSPLKRAISVSGTFGELRSNHFHAGLDIKSSNGQVGEPIYAAAKGYVSRIKISAYGYGRALYLTHPNGHTTVYGHLDRFMPELEQYIDKEHYKRQRFELDLSLTATTFPVTQGQIIAYLGNTGSSTGPHLHFEVRNSMTEEVLNPLEFGITVKDTDAPKIFSLKVYGKQQGIPFPLMTLPVSNKIPSRFELEQDTILLNSDFAGMAIKTYDQSFQSSQRLGVYGIKLFVDESLQYEFDMNTFSFDQMRYSNAHRDYEEQSKSRQVYHRLFRLAGNKLPIYQKKDDGWISLPGSTDGLRRIRIEVYDHENNKSEIKLFLKRSDGPPKSLPGGSQLVSFDQPFSMQKGEVKIDIPANRLYTDTYLDYSTQAKENSYSLVHKIHDPSTPLHRSYKLAIKPSGLPANLMKKAVIASISGNSVSNQGGKWNGDWLETNVNSFGSFAVKIDTIPPTIKPVTFKTDMTKNTYMKFKILDNFGVSGDAKELVYDAYIDGQWILMELDSRNDVITHRFDYRTKSGKHSLRIQVKDDRGNAKTFVQTFLK is encoded by the coding sequence ATGTTGAGATTATTGTTTTGGTGGTTTATCTTATTGATTGGGATTGGTGAAAAGGTTGAAACGCCGGCATACAGGCTGCCTATAGAACATGTTGGAGATCCTTCCAACGAGGTGGCTGCTTTATTTTCTTCTCCCTTAAAAAGAGCGATATCCGTATCAGGTACCTTTGGTGAGCTTCGCTCTAACCATTTTCATGCAGGCCTCGATATCAAATCCTCCAATGGACAAGTCGGTGAACCCATCTATGCAGCAGCTAAAGGATATGTATCCAGAATCAAAATATCAGCCTACGGATATGGAAGAGCCCTTTATCTTACACATCCCAATGGGCATACTACCGTCTACGGACATCTGGACAGATTTATGCCAGAGCTTGAACAATACATTGACAAAGAGCATTACAAAAGACAACGCTTCGAGTTGGATCTTTCATTGACTGCAACTACTTTTCCTGTAACGCAAGGTCAAATCATTGCTTATCTCGGCAATACCGGCAGCTCCACGGGACCCCATCTGCATTTTGAAGTACGTAACAGCATGACGGAAGAAGTACTTAATCCGCTAGAGTTTGGCATTACGGTAAAAGATACAGATGCTCCCAAAATCTTTTCACTTAAAGTTTATGGTAAACAACAAGGTATCCCTTTTCCACTTATGACACTCCCGGTAAGCAATAAGATCCCTTCCAGGTTTGAGCTAGAACAGGATACCATATTGCTCAATAGTGATTTTGCAGGAATGGCAATCAAAACGTATGATCAAAGTTTCCAGAGCAGCCAGCGATTGGGGGTATACGGCATCAAACTATTTGTGGATGAATCCCTTCAATATGAATTTGACATGAACACATTTTCTTTTGATCAGATGAGATATTCCAATGCCCATCGTGACTATGAAGAGCAATCCAAGAGCAGGCAGGTTTATCACAGGCTTTTTAGACTGGCTGGAAACAAGCTGCCTATCTATCAGAAAAAAGATGATGGCTGGATATCGCTACCAGGATCTACAGATGGTTTACGCCGGATCAGAATTGAAGTCTACGACCATGAAAACAATAAATCTGAGATTAAATTATTCTTAAAACGCAGTGATGGCCCACCCAAATCACTACCGGGCGGATCACAATTAGTATCTTTTGACCAACCATTTTCTATGCAAAAAGGTGAGGTAAAAATCGATATTCCTGCCAATCGATTATACACAGATACTTACTTGGATTATTCCACCCAAGCCAAAGAAAATTCTTATTCATTAGTCCATAAGATTCATGATCCTTCTACTCCGCTCCACAGATCCTACAAACTTGCCATTAAACCATCTGGACTCCCCGCCAACTTGATGAAGAAAGCAGTCATAGCTTCAATCAGTGGCAACTCAGTATCCAATCAGGGTGGAAAATGGAATGGAGATTGGCTGGAAACCAATGTAAATTCTTTCGGAAGCTTTGCGGTTAAAATAGATACGATCCCTCCGACGATCAAACCTGTCACTTTTAAGACGGATATGACCAAAAATACTTACATGAAATTTAAAATATTAGACAATTTTGGAGTATCCGGGGATGCTAAAGAACTGGTCTACGACGCATATATTGACGGTCAATGGATATTGATGGAACTAGACTCGAGAAATGATGTGATCACCCACAGATTTGATTATCGGACAAAATCAGGCAAACATTCCTTGCGCATTCAGGTCAAAGACGACCGGGGCAATGCAAAGACCTTCGTTCAGACTTTTCTTAAATAA
- the bcp gene encoding thioredoxin-dependent thiol peroxidase: MVKLKEGSKIPSFTNRLQSGATITQEDLSKGKVILYFYPQDNTPTCTEEACNLRDHYAALQHAGFKIYGVSPDSERKHQNFIKKYQLPFELISDPELTLIKKFGVWGPKKLFGREYDGVLRTTFVLENGIVRRIIDEVKSKSHAAQILQ; this comes from the coding sequence ATGGTTAAGCTCAAAGAAGGTTCCAAAATTCCATCATTTACAAACAGGCTACAAAGTGGTGCTACTATCACGCAGGAGGACTTGTCCAAAGGCAAAGTTATACTGTATTTTTATCCTCAAGACAATACACCAACTTGTACGGAAGAAGCGTGCAATCTTAGAGATCACTATGCTGCGCTCCAGCATGCCGGTTTTAAAATTTATGGAGTGAGTCCTGACTCTGAGCGCAAACATCAGAATTTCATAAAAAAATACCAACTGCCATTTGAACTGATCTCCGATCCGGAGCTGACGCTTATAAAAAAATTTGGAGTATGGGGACCAAAAAAATTATTTGGTCGGGAATATGATGGTGTACTCCGGACTACTTTTGTTTTAGAAAATGGAATTGTCAGACGCATAATAGATGAAGTCAAATCAAAGTCCCATGCAGCACAGATCCTCCAATGA
- a CDS encoding DUF4091 domain-containing protein: MKYIVHSSSGLLKKLIGGICIISAGILGWYLVKKPAAIGDQAPLEKSFKLSFVDDNMRYAQDVWPEIQEVRTLARAGWKGETLNAQVLIWSEKPIKAIHVIPTELTGTKGNVLAKEIIGHAFVRYVLTDSYGEGCGEHAIDFNGTYTVPDLLDNTPASSMPGLSAMPIWISISLPPNIDADNYTGFIQVITDDKKTQLQIQIKVIDRTLPPPDHWSFDLDLWQHPAAIARIHQVPLWSTAHYDAMRPYYQKLASLGQKCITTGIIHEPWNHQTFDDYPSLIRWTKHYNDHWSYDYSLFDEYVSFVLSCGITGRINCYTMIPWKLSFGYYDEALAKDTFLLAEPGSTAYKKLWLPMLKDFAQHLKTKGWFDKTSISVDERPLKSMQVAISILHQADPDWKIALAGAYHPEIAHDVYDYSIASAWMFDSTILAKRKSEHKPSTFYTCCVEAFPNGYTFSPPAESTWLAWYAAAKDFTGYLRWAFNSWTVDPLKDSRFTSWPGGDTYQIYPGPRSSIRLEKLREGIQDYEKIQIILQDNSTSGIQRAEELKNFLTTINISELKQTKAQDMLQPGKKILNSE, translated from the coding sequence ATGAAGTACATCGTCCATTCAAGTTCCGGTCTATTAAAAAAATTGATAGGAGGTATCTGCATCATCTCCGCAGGCATACTAGGATGGTATTTGGTAAAAAAACCGGCGGCGATAGGAGATCAGGCTCCGCTTGAAAAAAGCTTCAAATTAAGTTTTGTAGATGACAACATGAGATATGCCCAGGATGTATGGCCTGAAATCCAGGAGGTCAGAACGCTTGCGCGCGCAGGATGGAAAGGTGAAACCTTGAATGCCCAGGTGTTAATATGGAGTGAAAAACCCATTAAAGCTATACACGTTATACCTACTGAATTGACCGGTACCAAAGGAAATGTCCTGGCCAAGGAAATAATTGGACATGCTTTTGTGCGCTATGTACTGACAGACAGTTATGGTGAAGGATGTGGTGAGCATGCTATCGACTTTAATGGTACTTATACTGTACCAGATCTATTGGATAACACACCTGCCTCTTCGATGCCCGGGCTTTCGGCGATGCCGATTTGGATCAGTATCTCCCTTCCGCCCAATATCGATGCGGATAATTATACCGGTTTCATCCAGGTCATCACGGATGACAAAAAAACACAACTCCAGATACAAATAAAAGTCATCGATCGGACCTTACCCCCACCAGATCATTGGTCGTTTGATCTGGATCTCTGGCAACATCCTGCAGCGATAGCACGTATACACCAGGTACCTTTGTGGAGCACTGCTCACTATGATGCTATGCGACCCTATTATCAAAAACTGGCTAGCCTTGGCCAAAAATGTATCACAACCGGTATCATTCATGAGCCATGGAACCATCAGACCTTTGATGATTATCCTTCACTGATCCGTTGGACCAAACACTATAATGACCATTGGAGTTATGATTATTCGCTTTTTGATGAATATGTATCCTTTGTCTTAAGTTGTGGGATCACCGGGCGGATCAACTGTTATACCATGATACCCTGGAAACTTTCATTTGGATATTATGACGAGGCTTTGGCCAAAGATACTTTTCTGTTGGCAGAGCCGGGTAGCACAGCCTACAAAAAACTGTGGTTGCCCATGCTGAAGGACTTTGCCCAACATTTGAAAACAAAAGGATGGTTTGATAAGACCAGCATCTCGGTTGACGAAAGACCCTTAAAAAGTATGCAGGTGGCCATCAGCATACTCCATCAAGCCGATCCGGATTGGAAAATAGCTTTGGCAGGAGCCTATCATCCGGAGATTGCGCACGATGTTTATGATTACAGTATTGCATCTGCCTGGATGTTTGATTCCACCATCCTGGCAAAAAGAAAATCGGAGCATAAGCCAAGTACATTTTATACCTGTTGTGTTGAAGCATTCCCTAATGGCTACACGTTTTCACCGCCTGCAGAAAGCACCTGGCTGGCCTGGTACGCGGCTGCGAAGGATTTTACGGGATACCTTCGATGGGCATTCAATAGTTGGACAGTGGACCCTTTAAAAGATTCCCGATTTACTTCCTGGCCGGGTGGAGATACCTACCAGATATATCCCGGGCCCCGGTCTTCGATTCGATTGGAAAAATTGAGGGAAGGCATTCAGGACTATGAAAAAATTCAGATCATCCTGCAGGACAATTCAACTTCCGGTATCCAGCGGGCAGAAGAATTAAAAAATTTTCTGACTACTATTAATATATCCGAATTGAAGCAGACCAAGGCTCAGGACATGTTGCAGCCAGGAAAAAAGATTTTAAACTCGGAATAA